The Thermoflavifilum sp. genome contains a region encoding:
- a CDS encoding serine hydrolase, which yields MSLFSYRFGVLMCISLMGMPGYIHAQPRTDRLLRQLLFNNVDSLFHHVITHADTYRLQILYVQINRDAHNRPHFHTYAYHADPDAYFYPASTVKLPLACLALEKLNELHIPGVDKYTRMQIDSAYPWQIPEWTDSTSENGYPSIAHFIKKALLVSDNDAYNRLYQFVGQQAIQEKLHARGYRHVQIIRQFMGLTAEQNRYTNPIRFIDADGHVLYRQPALYNPVPVSSGPPIWVGNAYMDREGKRVDHPMDFSMQNRISLQDLLYMLRAILFPQSVPEKARFHLTADDYHFLYQYLSQFPGETNYPRYDADVFYDTYVKFFFRDSSHHHLPPGVRVFNKVGWAYGFLTDASYVADFEHHVEYMLAATLYVNRDGILNDDQYEYEEIGTPFFYRLGQIIYQYELHRKRKHAPDLSRFQIPYEQRDTTDTRPTIKQVDN from the coding sequence ATGTCGTTATTCAGTTATCGTTTTGGCGTATTGATGTGTATAAGCTTGATGGGTATGCCCGGCTACATCCATGCACAACCCCGTACCGATCGGCTCTTGAGGCAGCTCTTGTTTAACAATGTGGATAGCTTATTTCACCATGTGATAACCCATGCCGATACGTATCGATTGCAGATCCTGTATGTGCAAATCAATCGGGATGCACATAATCGGCCGCATTTTCATACCTATGCTTATCATGCCGATCCGGATGCTTATTTTTATCCGGCTTCTACGGTGAAATTACCGCTGGCCTGCCTGGCGCTGGAAAAATTAAATGAGTTGCACATCCCGGGCGTGGATAAATATACCCGTATGCAGATCGACAGCGCGTATCCCTGGCAGATCCCGGAATGGACCGATAGCACATCGGAAAATGGATATCCCTCCATCGCGCATTTCATCAAAAAAGCCTTGCTGGTGAGCGACAACGATGCTTATAACCGGCTTTATCAATTTGTGGGTCAGCAGGCTATCCAGGAAAAATTGCATGCCAGAGGATATCGGCATGTTCAAATCATTCGGCAATTTATGGGTTTGACGGCCGAGCAGAATCGTTACACGAATCCGATACGTTTTATAGATGCCGACGGACATGTTTTGTATCGTCAACCGGCTTTGTATAATCCGGTGCCTGTATCATCCGGCCCGCCCATCTGGGTGGGTAATGCGTATATGGATCGGGAAGGAAAGCGGGTGGATCATCCCATGGATTTTAGCATGCAAAATCGGATTTCGTTGCAGGATTTATTGTATATGCTGCGCGCCATTCTCTTCCCGCAATCTGTACCGGAAAAGGCTCGTTTTCATTTGACTGCTGATGACTATCATTTTCTGTATCAATATCTTTCTCAATTCCCCGGCGAAACAAATTATCCCAGATATGATGCTGATGTATTCTACGATACCTATGTCAAATTCTTCTTCAGGGATAGCAGCCATCATCATCTACCTCCGGGTGTTCGGGTGTTCAACAAGGTGGGCTGGGCTTATGGATTTTTAACGGATGCATCTTATGTCGCCGATTTTGAACATCATGTGGAATATATGCTGGCGGCCACCCTGTATGTAAACAGGGATGGTATTTTGAATGATGATCAATATGAATACGAAGAAATCGGTACGCCGTTTTTCTATCGGCTCGGGCAAATCATCTATCAATATGAATTGCATCGTAAAAGAAAACATGCACCGGATCTCAGCCGGTTCCAGATACCATATGAACAACGCGATACAACCGACACTCGTCCCACCATCAAGCAGGTGGATAATTAA
- a CDS encoding polysaccharide deacetylase family protein produces the protein MFRYLLLTICSLLFCRWIYAQDSTYAMRLGFPDSARVLILHMDDAGMSFDSDSGIIRVFEQGVALSTSVMMPCPWVPHMVRYIVEHHVDAGLHLTLTSEWKDYRWGPVAGAAAVPGLTDSTGNLWPDVADVVRHASAEEVSREIEAQLQKAERMGFHPTHLDSHMGTLFATPAFLQAYIHLGIRHHIPVMFPGGHDSYLRQQMHFSDAQLQQLQAMGRQLWQAGLPVLDDLHNTSYDWQIPPDMPRDDDHLRQWRVALYEKTLRELKPGLTMVIMHCTSTSCNFSHISDSGDIRRADMLAMLDPGFRLFLQQHGFIITTWREVMQRRQAIAH, from the coding sequence ATGTTTCGATATCTGTTACTAACGATCTGTTCATTGCTGTTTTGCCGATGGATATATGCACAGGATAGCACTTATGCCATGAGGCTAGGTTTTCCGGACAGCGCCCGGGTGTTGATTTTACACATGGATGATGCGGGTATGTCGTTTGACTCCGATAGTGGCATCATTCGGGTGTTCGAACAGGGCGTGGCCCTGTCGACCAGCGTGATGATGCCCTGTCCCTGGGTGCCGCACATGGTGCGGTATATTGTAGAACATCATGTAGATGCGGGTTTGCATTTAACCCTCACGTCAGAATGGAAAGATTATCGCTGGGGACCTGTGGCAGGAGCTGCAGCCGTACCGGGGCTGACAGATAGTACCGGTAACCTGTGGCCCGATGTGGCCGATGTGGTGCGGCATGCTTCGGCCGAAGAGGTGAGCCGGGAAATAGAAGCCCAGCTGCAAAAAGCAGAACGCATGGGCTTTCATCCTACACACCTGGATTCGCACATGGGTACGCTATTCGCCACGCCGGCATTTTTGCAAGCCTATATCCATCTGGGAATCCGTCATCATATTCCCGTGATGTTCCCCGGCGGGCACGACAGCTATTTGCGTCAGCAGATGCATTTTAGCGACGCGCAGCTGCAGCAATTGCAGGCGATGGGCCGGCAGTTGTGGCAGGCCGGATTACCCGTGCTGGATGACCTGCACAACACCAGCTACGACTGGCAAATACCGCCCGATATGCCCCGCGATGACGATCACCTGCGCCAATGGCGTGTGGCGTTGTATGAAAAAACTTTACGCGAACTGAAACCCGGTCTCACCATGGTGATCATGCATTGTACATCGACGTCGTGCAATTTCAGCCATATCTCCGATAGCGGAGATATCCGCAGAGCCGATATGCTGGCCATGCTCGACCCCGGCTTTCGATTATTTTTACAACAACATGGATTCATCATCACCACCTGGCGAGAAGTCATGCAACGTCGGCAGGCCATAGCCCATTGA
- the lysS gene encoding lysine--tRNA ligase, whose translation MSLALSEQERIRREKLVQLQQLGIDPYPAAEYEVNTQIRTIREQFDPAHPEAFQQVSLAGRIMTMRDMGKASFADLQDSTGRIQLYVRRDDICPGEDKTLYNTVWKKLLDIGDIIGVKGFVFYTKTGELSIHVQSFTLLCKSLRPLPVVKEKEGEVYDAVTDPEFKYRQRYAHLIIEPQVRERFAQITRMKQAIRDFLNQRGALEVDTPVLQPIPGGAAARPFITHHNALDIDLYLRIADELYLKRLIVGGYDWVYEFSRNFRNEGMDRTHNPEFTILEFYVAYKDYFWMMQTTEQLLEHVVKSLHGTTVVPVGDRQMDFKAPYPRVAIFDAIHEFAGVDIRDMDEHQLRDVCKQLNIPTDATMGKGKLIDAIFSETCQAHFVQPTFIIDYPVEMSPLTKKHRSKPGLVERFELIVNGREIANAYSELNDPIDQLQRFQEQAKLMQRGDEEAMYIDYDFIRALEYGMPPTAGIGIGIDRLAMLLTNQPSIQDVLFFPQMRPEQPQRISEKQPHSEKTT comes from the coding sequence ATGTCGCTTGCTTTATCGGAACAAGAACGCATTCGCAGAGAAAAATTAGTGCAGTTGCAGCAGCTGGGCATCGACCCCTATCCGGCTGCCGAGTATGAAGTCAATACGCAGATCCGTACCATCCGCGAGCAATTCGATCCCGCGCATCCAGAAGCCTTTCAACAGGTTTCTCTGGCAGGACGTATCATGACCATGCGCGATATGGGTAAGGCCAGCTTTGCCGATCTGCAGGACAGCACCGGACGTATCCAATTGTATGTGCGCCGTGACGATATCTGTCCGGGTGAAGACAAAACCCTGTATAATACCGTCTGGAAAAAATTACTCGATATTGGCGATATCATCGGCGTGAAAGGCTTTGTGTTTTACACCAAAACAGGCGAGCTTTCCATCCATGTACAATCCTTCACCTTATTGTGTAAATCGCTCCGCCCGCTGCCGGTTGTAAAAGAAAAGGAAGGTGAAGTATATGATGCCGTCACCGATCCGGAATTCAAGTACCGTCAGCGTTATGCCCATCTGATCATCGAGCCTCAGGTACGTGAACGTTTTGCACAGATCACCCGCATGAAGCAGGCCATCCGCGATTTTTTGAATCAGCGTGGCGCCCTCGAGGTGGATACCCCCGTGTTGCAACCCATACCCGGCGGAGCCGCTGCACGTCCGTTCATCACCCATCACAACGCCCTGGATATTGATCTGTACCTGCGCATCGCCGATGAGCTATACCTGAAACGACTCATTGTGGGCGGGTACGACTGGGTATATGAATTCAGTCGCAACTTCCGCAACGAGGGCATGGACCGCACCCATAATCCCGAATTCACCATCCTGGAGTTTTACGTGGCTTACAAGGATTATTTCTGGATGATGCAAACCACAGAACAATTACTGGAACATGTGGTGAAAAGCCTGCATGGCACTACGGTCGTACCGGTAGGCGATCGGCAAATGGATTTTAAAGCGCCTTACCCACGGGTGGCCATCTTCGACGCCATTCATGAGTTTGCCGGCGTGGATATCCGCGATATGGATGAACATCAACTGCGCGATGTATGTAAACAACTGAACATTCCCACCGACGCTACCATGGGCAAAGGCAAGTTGATTGACGCCATATTCAGCGAAACCTGCCAGGCGCATTTTGTGCAGCCCACCTTCATCATCGACTATCCGGTGGAAATGAGTCCGCTCACCAAAAAGCATCGCAGCAAACCCGGGCTGGTAGAGCGTTTTGAGTTAATCGTCAACGGCAGAGAGATTGCTAATGCTTACAGCGAATTAAACGATCCGATTGATCAACTGCAGCGTTTTCAAGAACAGGCTAAGCTCATGCAGCGGGGCGATGAAGAAGCGATGTATATCGATTATGATTTCATCCGCGCGCTTGAATATGGCATGCCGCCCACTGCCGGCATCGGCATCGGCATCGACCGACTGGCCATGTTGCTCACCAACCAGCCTTCCATTCAGGATGTACTGTTCTTCCCACAGATGCGCCCGGAACAGCCCCAGCGCATCTCCGAGAAGCAGCCCCATTCAGAAAAAACAACCTGA
- a CDS encoding sterol desaturase family protein, whose product MQFDRIKNKGQARLFENEYLEFLTKTHPLVIWGMYLPVIAYMLYYSRVHVGFSPARIAAVFLLAMFSWTLFEYLMHRFVFHFVSDNPRVQRFIYILHGNHHEFPRDKQRLFMPPVPSLILACLIFSLQYLILGRYAFAFFPGFLLGYLIYGSMHYAIHAWKPPFKFMKPLWRNHHLHHYKDEHKGFGVSTSLWDRVFGTFFDLQKEKEDPEKVRQLMFK is encoded by the coding sequence ATGCAATTCGACCGAATTAAAAATAAAGGGCAGGCCCGCTTGTTCGAGAATGAATACCTGGAATTCCTGACCAAAACACATCCGCTGGTGATCTGGGGAATGTATCTGCCAGTAATCGCATACATGCTCTATTACAGCCGTGTACATGTGGGTTTCTCACCCGCCCGTATAGCAGCCGTTTTTTTGCTTGCCATGTTTTCGTGGACCCTGTTTGAATATCTGATGCATCGGTTTGTATTTCATTTTGTATCCGATAATCCACGGGTACAGCGATTTATCTACATTTTACATGGCAATCATCATGAATTCCCCCGCGATAAGCAGCGGTTGTTTATGCCCCCTGTGCCCAGTTTAATCCTGGCCTGCTTGATTTTTTCCTTGCAGTATCTCATACTGGGCCGTTATGCATTTGCATTTTTCCCTGGATTTTTACTGGGATACCTGATATATGGCAGCATGCATTATGCGATTCATGCCTGGAAGCCACCGTTTAAATTCATGAAACCGCTCTGGCGCAATCATCATTTGCATCATTACAAAGACGAGCACAAAGGTTTTGGCGTGAGCACATCGCTCTGGGACAGGGTTTTCGGTACCTTTTTCGATTTGCAAAAGGAAAAAGAAGATCCAGAAAAGGTCAGGCAATTGATGTTCAAGTAA
- a CDS encoding YncE family protein, protein MPAEAQGKHVYEVIRRFPVGGNGGWDYIAVYPPAHELYVSHGNEVDVLNEITGKRISVIAPLHGVHGIAFVVDPTVSRALHKAYISNGQSNEVTVVDMQTHRILRNIPTGQDPDAILYEPFTRMVITCNGRSHDLSVIDPVNDRVIHTVALAGKPETAVSNHSGYLFVNIEDKNEIQCVNLHTFQVDATWPLQGGEGPTGLSIDIRHQRLFAGCANQVLVVMNSNNGRVIARLPIGRGCDGTDFDPVTEEVFSSNREGTLTVIQEVDPDQFQVTQQVATQVGARTSTIDTVSHHLFLPVARFQQVPAGKHRRPPLVPNSFEVLEVAAVHGK, encoded by the coding sequence ATGCCTGCTGAGGCACAGGGCAAACATGTTTATGAAGTAATCCGTCGCTTTCCGGTTGGAGGCAATGGCGGCTGGGATTATATCGCCGTATATCCTCCTGCTCATGAGTTATACGTAAGCCATGGCAATGAAGTAGATGTGCTCAATGAAATTACGGGTAAACGCATATCGGTCATTGCTCCGTTGCACGGTGTACATGGAATTGCATTTGTGGTTGATCCAACGGTCAGTCGTGCATTACATAAAGCCTATATCAGCAACGGACAAAGCAACGAAGTGACGGTGGTAGACATGCAAACCCATCGAATTTTGCGCAATATTCCGACCGGACAGGATCCCGATGCTATTTTGTATGAACCATTTACCCGCATGGTTATCACCTGTAATGGCAGAAGCCACGATCTCTCGGTTATAGATCCGGTAAATGATCGGGTGATTCACACCGTTGCACTGGCAGGTAAGCCCGAGACGGCTGTAAGCAATCACTCGGGCTATTTATTTGTGAACATTGAAGATAAAAATGAAATTCAATGCGTGAACCTGCATACTTTTCAAGTTGATGCAACCTGGCCCTTGCAGGGAGGAGAAGGCCCCACCGGCTTATCGATAGATATCAGGCATCAGCGTTTGTTTGCAGGCTGTGCCAATCAAGTGCTGGTGGTGATGAACAGCAATAACGGCCGGGTGATTGCCCGGTTGCCGATTGGCAGAGGTTGTGATGGAACCGATTTCGATCCTGTCACGGAAGAGGTGTTCAGCTCAAATAGAGAAGGCACGCTCACGGTGATTCAGGAAGTTGACCCGGATCAATTTCAGGTGACCCAGCAGGTTGCCACACAGGTGGGTGCACGAACCAGTACGATAGATACCGTCAGTCATCATTTATTTTTACCTGTGGCCCGTTTTCAGCAGGTTCCTGCAGGCAAGCATCGCAGACCTCCGCTTGTGCCCAACAGCTTTGAAGTACTGGAGGTTGCAGCCGTACACGGCAAGTAG